In the genome of Bacillus thuringiensis, the window AGCCTTTTGTTTTAGCATTTTCGCAAACTTTTTTCACAACCTCAACAATTTGAGCCCCTGTACAGCTAATAAACGAACGATCTTTTTTATTTTGCGCTAAATCTGGCGGGAGTGTGCCGTCTTTGATCGCATGGGCAAGTTGAATAACAGATGAGCCTTCTGCTTGACGATAAATTTCAGTAAGCTTCACTGTCGGAACTGCGCCTGCATTTAATAAATCTTTTAATACTTGTCCAGGTCCTACAGATGGCAACTGATCTTCATCACCTACAACGATAACTTGAATATTCGTCGGCAGCGACTTAAATAGCTGATTTGCAAGCCAAATATCAACCATTGAAAATTCATCGATAATAAGGAGCTTACCTTGGACAGGATCCGTTTCATTACGCTGGAAAGATCCTTCTGGCGTCCAGCCAAGTAAACGGTGAATTGTGCAAGCTGGAAGTCCTGTCGATTCACTCATCCGCTTCGCTGCTCTTCCTGTTGGAGCTGTTAATAGTATTGGAAATGGATTATCATCACTGTATTCATTAGGATTTAACGATAATCCGTGAAGAGACGCGTACATTTCAACAATTCCTTTAATAACTGTTGTTTTCCCTGTTCCTGGTCCACCTGTTAATAACATCATCGGTTTATGAAGTGCCGTTTGAATCGCTTCTTGCTGAAACGGTGCATATTGTACATTCAACTGTTCTTCAATTTCACCTAATGTTTTTAACACTTCTGCTTCAGGAAATGAAGGTGTTTCCTCTTGATTCATCAATCGACGAATAGACTTTACAACACCTTTTTCAGAGTAGAATAAAGTTGCTAAATACACTCGTTCTTCTTCTATGATGACTTTCCCTTCACTTTGCATCGTTTCAATACAACCTATAATATCTTCCTCAGTCACTCTTCCTTCTTGATTGTTTAAAAGTGACATCGTTTCTCTTACAAGTTGATCTTTCCTCATATAAACGTGACCAAGTTGCAATGAGACATTCTCTAATGTGTAAAAACATCCCGCTCGTACACGGTCGTCGTGATTACCCGATATTCCTAACGCACGCCCTATATCATCCGCTCGTCCAAAACCAATCCCGTCCACTTCTTCAATAAGTTGATACGGATTATTACGAATCACTTCTAATGTCATCTCTTTATATTGCTGGTAAATCTTAATAGAAAGTTTCGTTCCAAAACCGTAACCATTTAAAAAGCTCATTACTTTCTCTAATCCTTGATGTTCAACAATTGTCTCATATATTTCCTGAGCCTTTTGTTTGTTAACAACACCATTTAACGCCTCAGGGTCATCCATAATTTTAGAAATAGCATGTTCCCCGAGATGATCCACAATTTTTTCCGCTGTACGCTTTCCTATCCCTTTAAATAAATCACTCGCTAAATATTGCACCATACCTGCTTTTGTTTGCGGCAATTCTTTTTTAAATGTTTCAACCATATATTGTTTTCCATACTTTGGATGGTCCTTAAAGTGACCTGTCAATGTAAACACTTCATCTTCATGCATGCGGGGAAAATGACCGTTTATCATTACTTTCTTTTCGTCATACGTTTCATTCGTTTCAATGACTTTCATACTGACAACGGAATAGAGGTTTTCTTCGTTGTGGAAAATGGTATGAAGAACTTGCGCTTTTATAAATTTTTTCTCTTCCTCAAACAAATCCATTGCATGTTGATTTCCCATCTTTCCTCTCCTTTCCGATATTTTCACTTTAATGAGCAGTACATCCCCCACCTTTTTAGATGAGGGATAACTACCCATTAAACTATATTTTTATCTTATTCAGCTTCTTGCTCTAATAAACGAACGCCATTACCAGCTAAAAAGTGATCTGGCTGAATTTCAGTTGCTTTCTTAAATAAAGCGAGAGCTTTCTCGTTATTTTCTTCAAATACGTAAGCAACACCTAAATTGTAATACGCATCTGCATGCTCTTCATCCATTTCTAATACCTTTTCAAAATAAGGTTTCGCCTCTTGAATATGTTCTAGTCGTGCAAAGCAAAGTCCGCACTGGAATACAGCTTCTACATCGTTTTCATCTAATTCTGTTGCTCTTTGTAAGAATGGTAGTGCAAGACGATCATTTCCAAGCTGTACATGTGTAATACCTAACATAAATGTTACATCAGCTGATTGTAATCCAGCTTGCATGGCTTGTTCGAATACAGCTTTCGCCTCAGTAAATTGCTCTTGGCCATAATATACGTTTCCTAAGCCATAATAAGCAGCTGCAGATTTATCATCTAACTCTAATGCACGTTTATAAAATAAAATCGCTCGCTCGCTATCACCTAATACGTCTAATAAATTTGCAAAATTAATGTATCCAAGCGCATCTTTCGGATTCTCTTCAATTGCTTCTGTAAAATTTTTAGCTGCTTCTTCCCAGTTTCCTTCTTGCATATATTGAATACCTGTTT includes:
- a CDS encoding ATP-dependent RecD-like DNA helicase: MGNQHAMDLFEEEKKFIKAQVLHTIFHNEENLYSVVSMKVIETNETYDEKKVMINGHFPRMHEDEVFTLTGHFKDHPKYGKQYMVETFKKELPQTKAGMVQYLASDLFKGIGKRTAEKIVDHLGEHAISKIMDDPEALNGVVNKQKAQEIYETIVEHQGLEKVMSFLNGYGFGTKLSIKIYQQYKEMTLEVIRNNPYQLIEEVDGIGFGRADDIGRALGISGNHDDRVRAGCFYTLENVSLQLGHVYMRKDQLVRETMSLLNNQEGRVTEEDIIGCIETMQSEGKVIIEEERVYLATLFYSEKGVVKSIRRLMNQEETPSFPEAEVLKTLGEIEEQLNVQYAPFQQEAIQTALHKPMMLLTGGPGTGKTTVIKGIVEMYASLHGLSLNPNEYSDDNPFPILLTAPTGRAAKRMSESTGLPACTIHRLLGWTPEGSFQRNETDPVQGKLLIIDEFSMVDIWLANQLFKSLPTNIQVIVVGDEDQLPSVGPGQVLKDLLNAGAVPTVKLTEIYRQAEGSSVIQLAHAIKDGTLPPDLAQNKKDRSFISCTGAQIVEVVKKVCENAKTKGFSARDVQVLAPMYRGPAGINVLNEALQQVFNPKREKSKEIQYGDVVYRRGDKVLQLVNQPESQVFNGDIGEIVSVFYAKENVEQQDMIIVSFDGIEVTYTKPDLNQITHAYCCSIHKSQGSEFPIVIMPIVKSYNRMLRRNLIYTGITRSKKFLIICGEEVAFQSGVNRLDDAMRQTTLASRLQESQGEVQMVTVNGEEMDVENISPYDFM
- a CDS encoding tetratricopeptide repeat protein — translated: MSNKLETGIQYMQEGNWEEAAKNFTEAIEENPKDALGYINFANLLDVLGDSERAILFYKRALELDDKSAAAYYGLGNVYYGQEQFTEAKAVFEQAMQAGLQSADVTFMLGITHVQLGNDRLALPFLQRATELDENDVEAVFQCGLCFARLEHIQEAKPYFEKVLEMDEEHADAYYNLGVAYVFEENNEKALALFKKATEIQPDHFLAGNGVRLLEQEAE